A DNA window from Engystomops pustulosus chromosome 6, aEngPut4.maternal, whole genome shotgun sequence contains the following coding sequences:
- the LOC140065531 gene encoding alpha-tectorin-like produces the protein MNLTPILLLFIVVISTGQINAGVLYPYGTSLDTTNIKANDGVSDEIRLNIPLFGRYYSSIYVNNNGLLSFDMPINESKTQDIPIAGETFLAPFWADVDNSLSGDIYYRWSNDSDLLSLNENELKIYFSDIFYTPKWVLVATWDKVPCYNSSTDKVNTFQAVLSTDETNTFIMYNYGDIQWITGTNADGDLEGLSYDVPGRTPALAGGNSGQINSYFKIPASLTSSMMNITSTSNVDVPGRWVFKVDRMEVTYPNMTQSKCTLD, from the exons ATGAATCTCACCCCAATCCTTCTACTTTTCATAGTTG ttaTCTCCACTGGACAGATAAatgcag GTGTCCTCTACCCATATGGAACTTCACTAGATACTACAAACATAAAAGCCAATGATGGAGTATCTGATGAGATAAGATTGAATATCCCACTTTTCGGGAGGTATTATTCCTCGATCTAT GTGAATAACAATGGCCTCCTATCATTTGACATGCCTATTAATGAGTCTAAGACACAAGATATCCCCATTGCTGGTGAAACTTTCCTGGCACCATTTTGGGCCGATGTGGATAACAGTTTATCGGGGGACATTTACTACAGGTGGAGCAATGACTCCGACCTCCTCTCTCTGAATGAAAATGAGCTGAAGATTTATTTCTCAGATATTTTCTACACTCCGAAGTGGGTACTTGTGGCGACGTGGGATAAAGTTCCTTGCTATAACTCATCGACTGACAAG GTGAACACATTTCAGGCCGTCCTGAGCACGGATGAAACTAATACCTTCATCATGTACAACTACGGTGACATCCAGTGGATAACAGGGACCAATGCAGATGGAGATCTAGAGGGACTGAGCTATGATGTGCCTGGCAGGACTCCAGCTCTG GCTGGAGGTAATAGCGGACAAATCAACAGTTATTTTAAGATACCCGCTTCTTTAACATCATCTATGATGAATATTACGTCCACCAGTAATGTTGATGTCCCTGGACGCTGGGTGTTTAAGGTAGACCGGATGGAAGTCACGTATCCCAATATGACACAAAGTAAGTGCACATTAGATTGA